In Sebaldella termitidis ATCC 33386, one DNA window encodes the following:
- a CDS encoding ATP-dependent DNA helicase, producing the protein MKIFEFLEKKAVAKLKKEIKAASGNEVFFRGIPNEEGIVTDIEVIARGNEYSVAAVLNRMKKNEIIIHNHPSGLLVPSDNDVQISSVYGELGGGSYIVNNEVNDIYVLVSLKKHIKIDIDKYFGDLGIIRKKYPDFEIRDEQYKMSKDIEKSLNENKKALIEAGTGTGKTLAYLIPTLEYALENNLKAIISTNTINLQEQLINKDIPLVKELIGQDFKYTLVKGRGNYLCKRKLQNAIMEESDDSEDKEILLNLQKWNETTKYGDRNELRYGISFEIWEKVNCELDLCTNVKCPYFSSCYFFNARKEIGKSDLLVLNHHMFFADLSIRSEIGFNTDYSILPNYDILIFDEAHNIEDTARSYFTSEVSKYSFGKLMGNIYNKRVRNYNKSGIFVRALIYLKDNLSEEEYEIIDKVKEEEIIENLNKYYDKIIEIFDRFLLGFSKDSEQMEIKKRFDKDYIKSSSLWKEIMKLRKESVHLYSIMIKGLTKLTNEIDKFRLEDENGIIFDFKKYIERVKVFMKDLLYILDSDQEDHVYWTNINLRKGSIRIYATPFEVADDLEHNLFNKMDRILFTSATLAVEQKFDYYKKNIGLEKKGIIEEIIDSPFDYEKQMKVYIPDDTKDPNSLEFFSDVYDFIKKLVINTKGRCFLLFTSYSSLNFIYNKIRGELEKMGYTLLKQGELPRHEMIELFKIRDKAILFGTDSFWEGIDVQGDSLKSVVIVKLPFKSPEDPVTEAIIEYMRKNNQNPFMNYQIPQAVIKFKQGVGRLIRSKTDTGIVTILDNRVIKKAYGEKFLKSLPKTSIIRGNREYILKEEKRVKSEALSQKDSDVHKD; encoded by the coding sequence ATGAAAATCTTTGAATTTTTAGAAAAAAAAGCTGTAGCAAAGCTGAAAAAAGAAATAAAGGCTGCTTCGGGAAACGAAGTTTTCTTCAGAGGCATTCCCAATGAAGAGGGAATTGTTACAGATATAGAAGTAATTGCCAGAGGAAATGAATATTCCGTGGCGGCAGTTTTGAACAGAATGAAAAAAAATGAAATAATAATACATAATCATCCGTCGGGATTGCTGGTTCCTTCCGATAATGACGTACAGATATCGTCAGTGTATGGAGAGCTGGGAGGCGGTTCATACATTGTAAATAATGAGGTTAATGATATATATGTACTTGTTTCTTTAAAGAAGCATATAAAAATAGATATAGATAAATATTTTGGCGATCTGGGTATAATAAGAAAAAAATATCCTGATTTTGAAATAAGAGATGAACAGTACAAAATGTCAAAGGATATCGAGAAGTCTCTTAATGAGAATAAAAAGGCACTGATAGAGGCAGGAACGGGAACTGGGAAAACACTTGCCTATCTTATACCTACACTTGAATATGCCCTGGAAAATAATCTAAAGGCCATAATATCAACCAATACCATAAATCTGCAGGAACAGCTTATCAATAAGGATATACCGCTGGTAAAGGAACTGATAGGGCAGGATTTTAAATATACCCTTGTAAAGGGAAGAGGAAACTATCTCTGCAAGCGTAAACTGCAGAATGCAATTATGGAAGAGAGTGATGACAGTGAGGACAAAGAAATCCTGCTGAATCTGCAGAAATGGAACGAAACTACGAAATACGGTGACAGAAATGAATTAAGATATGGAATAAGTTTTGAAATATGGGAAAAGGTAAACTGTGAACTGGATCTTTGTACAAATGTAAAATGTCCGTATTTTTCAAGCTGTTATTTTTTTAATGCGAGAAAAGAAATAGGGAAATCTGATCTTTTGGTGCTGAATCACCATATGTTTTTTGCAGATTTGTCCATTCGAAGCGAGATAGGCTTTAATACTGATTATTCCATACTTCCGAATTATGATATTCTTATTTTTGATGAGGCACATAATATAGAGGATACTGCAAGAAGCTATTTTACAAGTGAAGTATCGAAGTATTCATTTGGTAAACTTATGGGAAATATCTATAATAAAAGAGTAAGAAACTATAATAAAAGCGGTATTTTTGTCAGAGCGCTTATATATCTGAAAGATAATCTCAGCGAGGAAGAATATGAGATTATAGATAAAGTGAAAGAGGAAGAAATAATTGAGAATTTAAATAAATATTATGATAAAATAATAGAAATATTTGACAGGTTTTTATTAGGATTTTCCAAAGACAGTGAACAGATGGAAATAAAAAAGAGATTTGACAAGGATTATATAAAAAGCAGCAGTCTGTGGAAAGAGATTATGAAACTCAGAAAAGAATCTGTACATCTTTACAGCATTATGATAAAAGGACTGACTAAGCTTACAAATGAAATTGATAAATTCAGGCTTGAGGATGAAAACGGAATAATATTTGATTTTAAGAAGTATATAGAAAGAGTAAAGGTTTTTATGAAGGATCTGCTGTATATACTGGACTCCGATCAGGAAGACCATGTTTACTGGACTAATATAAACCTTAGAAAGGGAAGCATAAGAATTTATGCAACACCGTTTGAAGTAGCTGATGATCTGGAGCATAATTTGTTTAACAAAATGGACAGAATACTTTTTACTTCGGCAACTCTTGCCGTAGAGCAAAAATTTGACTATTACAAGAAAAATATAGGACTTGAAAAAAAGGGCATAATAGAAGAGATTATCGACTCTCCTTTTGACTATGAAAAGCAGATGAAGGTATATATACCCGATGATACAAAGGATCCTAATTCTCTTGAATTTTTCTCTGATGTTTATGATTTTATAAAGAAGCTGGTAATAAATACCAAAGGAAGATGTTTTTTATTATTTACATCTTACTCGTCACTGAATTTTATATATAACAAAATAAGGGGAGAATTGGAAAAAATGGGATATACGCTGCTGAAACAGGGCGAGCTTCCAAGACATGAAATGATAGAGCTTTTTAAAATAAGAGATAAAGCGATATTATTCGGGACAGATAGTTTTTGGGAAGGAATAGACGTACAGGGAGACAGTCTGAAATCGGTGGTAATAGTAAAGCTTCCGTTCAAGTCTCCGGAAGACCCTGTAACAGAAGCTATAATAGAATATATGAGAAAAAATAACCAGAATCCGTTTATGAATTATCAGATTCCGCAGGCTGTGATAAAATTCAAGCAGGGTGTGGGGAGGCTTATCAGAAGCAAGACCGATACTGGAATTGTAACAATACTGGATAACAGAGTTATAAAAAAAGCATACGGAGAAAAATTTTTGAAATCTCTGCCAAAAACGTCTATAATAAGAGGAAACAGAGAATATATTCTGAAAGAAGAAAAAAGAGTGAAATCAGAGGCTTTATCCCAAAAGGATTCTGATGTTCACAAGGATTAA